TGGGACACGAAGCCCTGCAGGTTGACCTGGTCATCAGAGAGGAGTGGCATTGGGCCCTCCGGGGACAGCTGCTGGCCCCTTCGGGCTGGCCTACAATTCCAAATGGGGGTGCTCAGGTGCACCTGGgaaagggagaggaagggaggagaggggagaaaaGGTCACCCTGGGGAAGTTGGAAAGAGTTCCCCTTGGGAATGTGAGAGCTGTAGAGAATCTATTTTCTTCAGGTACAAACAATGAAGAGGGGAGAAGTTCCTCAGGGGGACATCCTCCCTATGAGCACAACACTCTCCAAGCTCAGGGACTAGAGAAAAGTCACTAGGGACATACCATGTAAGAACTCAGAGAAAGGAACAAATAAGGGCTCATAAATCTTGGAGGCCCTTCTATGGAGCTCTCGATTTCTGCTCCTTGGGTCAAGGGGCAGCAGATACTGAAAAACAGGTTCATGGGATAGTAGGGTCATCTTTCCGGGGGAAGGGTGAGAGCCCCGGGGAAATGATGGAGGGTGAACACCCCGGGACCAAGGAAAGAGCAGCAATATTCTGAGGGCCGTGGGGGGCAAAGGGCTGTACCTGGTGGTGAGCCAGCAGCATATGCTTCTTGAGGGTAGCCCGCTCGAGAAAGCCCTGCTTGCAGAAAATACAGGTGAAGAGCGGCCCCTCCTTGGTGTGGGTCTTCTGATGCTCCTCCAGAGCTGCCTGGGTGGGAAAGGTCTGGCCACACACTTCACAGGCTTTTCTactgctgctctctcctggctccTTTCTTATTGCTTCCTGCATGCCCAACCCCTCCACCAAGACGGTGCTGGGGCCTTCCCCTTCTGGGGTGAGTGCTAACATTGGGCTTGAGCTCCTCTCTGGTTTGCCCCCCACTTCTGTGCCTCCTGCAGCATCACTGCTTCCCTGATCCATTGGCTGTGGTTGATCCAGGCTGtcagatggtggtggtggtggtggtggcagagaAAACTGTTGAGTGGCTTTTTCATTACTATCCATCTCCTTCCCAGCTGTGGCCACCGTCGCCACTTCTTCCTCTGCCCCAGATGCCTCTTCCGAGTCGCCTCGTACTGATATTGCTTTCTCACCTCCACTCTCGGAGCCTCTCCCTGCCAGGGAATCTTCATCGGTCACAtcatcctcttcttcctcctcctcctcctcctcctcatcagACAACTCCTCTTCTGGGGATGCCTGCTGGGATTGCTGCTGGGGGAAGCTCCCTGCCCCAGAGCCCGTAGATTGTTCGGAACCATTCTCCTGGGCAGCTCCCCCGCTTTCAGAGAGTGTGGTCCCACCATTGGGGATCTGGCCCCCCAGGTGCATGCGGACATGCTGCTGCAGAGTGACGGCATTGGTAAACTTCTTCTGGCAGATGGGGCAGGAGTTCTGGGCCCGGGAAGCTGGACTAGCCTTGTGGCCAACGAAATGTGCACGCAGATTGCCCCGAGTGGAGAAGGCTCTGCCACACACTTTGCATTTGAAGGGCCGCTCACCTCCATGTTGACCATAATGCAAGCGCAGAGCCCGAGGACAGCTCAGCACCCGGAGGCAGATGACACACTGGTTAGGTCCAGATGAGGCTGAGGATGAAACTGCAGGGGCAGAGGTGGTGGGGGCTCCTGAGGCAGTAGAGGCCACTGCCACAGCTCCTTGACGGTCAATCTTTTCTACCAGTTGCTGCAGCTTTGATGTCTCAGAGGGCAAAGCTCCCAAGGGCTCTAGCACATAGGGGAAGGGAAAGCTGCCAGTGGACTTGAAATGGTTGGTAAGCAGTGCCCAGCTCGGTAGTGAAGTCACCAGCTTACTTAGCTGCATGCGGGTTGCGGTGCCACTTTCTGCCACACTGGTTATGGCTGAGCCCTCGCTCCCTGGAGGAGTGTTTTCATCAGCTTTACTCTTGGGCTCCACGGCTTTCATGAGCACAAACTTATTAAAAGCAGGGAGCCCAGGAGCTGTGGCCGTGCCTGCACTGGTGGAGAGCAGTGTCAAGCTCTCTGTGGCACTGAGTGCTGTGGTAGAGGCCACCAGAGGCTTGCGTTCAACAGCTCCACCGGGTGTGGCCTCCTCCTCAGCTTTCTCTGGTGGCACAGACATACCATAGGGCAGGCCGCTGCTGGTGATGACGTAGTCTAGGTGCTCTGGCACGGGATGTGGGTTCATCTGCACATGTGGATACTTCTCACGGTGCCGGTGGAAGTGCACTTTGAGGTTGCCACGGGTGGTAAAGCGGTTGCCACAAACATTGCACTTGTAGGGCCTCTCACCAGTGTGGGAGCGCAGGTGGATCTGCAGGGCACTGTCACTGCCAAATACTTTGGCGCAGAAGCGGCATTTATGCCGTCCTCCAGGCTTCTCCAAGGGACCCATTACCTCTCCATAGCCCAGCTCACTTCCATTCTTTGGCTTCAGGAGCCCTGGGGAGGCAGCGGCCTCAAGGCCACGGGCTGCCCCCAGACACTGTGCTGCCAGCAGTCCCGTGGTACCTGGGAATGCCAGGTGAGGTGAGGCAATCAGCTGGTCTGTGCTGCCTGGCAAGGCTGGAGAGGGGGCAGGGGTGGGTTTGTGGCTTCGCCCAACTCCTCCAGCAGAGAAGGGATGCTGTGTCCCCAGTGGGTGGTAGAGGTGGAAGAAAGCCTGCTTGGGTGTTTCTGCccctgaggaggaggaggaggaggaggaggaggaaggtgcCAGTGTCTTGCCAGTTTGGACTGGCTTGATGGGGCTGAAGAGGGGTAGCAGGGGCTTGGTGGAGGATGGGGTCCCTGTCCCAGGTAGCTCTGAGGGACTGGCAGGGGCACCGACAGTCTGGCCTAAGGAGCCCAACAGCAGCACCTGCCGGCAGATTTGCTCAGTCATCTGCATCTGATGGATTTGCCGCTGCTGCAGCACCCGTAGCTCTTCCAGGATCAGAGGGATGTTCAAGTGGCCACTGCCTACACCTGGGGGTggaggaggaggtgggggaggagggggtgCAGAGGTCGACTCTGGAGGTAATGGGGTTGCACCCAGTTTGGGACTGGCCAAAATTAGGCCCCCACCTCCCCCGGCTGCTGTACCTGTGGCAGCGACCAGGAAGTGCCCCGCGGGCTCCTCTCCTCTCCGTTCAGGGCCCCAGGTGGGATCCGTGGGCACGGAGGACCCAGAATCCGGGGGACTTCTGTGCTCTGCGTCCATGACCGGGGGACTCTTGTGGCCCTCGGGCCGGGGTTCAGTGGAGGAAGAAGAGTTGTTGGGGTTTTCTTGGCCCCCAATTATCACCATTACAGGGGGTTCAGTAGAGCATGCGTTCTGGTGGGCGAGGAATTCAGCTGGGTCTGTAAATTGTGCGCAGCACTTGGCACAGACTTGGGGGTGGTCCTCCTCGCTAGCATCACCTGGGGagaagacagggagagagagcgTGGGTGGTGCTGCGGAGATAGTCCACGGAGGCTCTCGATAACAACAAGCCCAGTAACGGccagttgggggtggggagatgAGCTCAGCAGGCCATGCAGATGGCTGGAGCTCAGTCCAGTCCCGCTCCGACCAGAAACACCCCAGCAtggggcggtggggggcggagcACGCGCACGTTACCCCCGTCCCTCTCCGAGACCCCCTCAGCCCCGGGCCGCTGGCGAGTGCAAGGGATGGGTGTGCGGGTGGGGGCCTATGCAGAGAATCGTGCATTTCATCCCGGCCACCCAAAGTCCTTCCCCcgcgcctcccctcccccaccacccctCCCGGGGCCCGGCCCTACCGCACCTCCGAGCTCCGCCGGCTCCCCGCAGGGCCCCCCTAAACGAGAGCTCCTCCCGGCTTCGTGCGCCATGGTTGTGGGGAGGTGGAGGGCCGGGTGGGGTGGGAGACAATGGGGATGGGGACAGGGGGAGGCAGTGGTGGCCGCCGGGGCTGCGGCAGTCTGCACCCAGCGACCCAGACTGCGGAGATGGAGATCGACGGCGGCGGGGGCAGGGCGCAgcggaggagggggaggggagcgaggagcgggaggaggggaggagctgGAGCGAGAAAGCTGGGAGAGGGGAGATGGGGGAGGAGCTGCTGGGGAGGGGCGAGTGGGGGGAGGAGCCGCTGGAGAGGGAGGCGGGGGCTGGAGGAAGAGGGAGCCGGGAGCtggggggcgggggtttgggggcgACAGTCCAGAGCCAAGGAGCGTTTGCGGACGTTCAGTGACAGGTGCTGTGGGGCCCAGTAGGGTCTACCTTTCCTTGCCCCCTGCACGCTTCCCCCCTTCCCCAGATGTCTTTGCCTACTCCTTCCCCCTACCCTCCAGCAAACTCAAGAGGGCACAGTGGGGAAGAGTAGCCCTGCTCAATAGAGCAAGGCATTAGGcttcttgtatttttctttggaTAAAGGATCCACTTGAGCCTGGAAAACGTGGACTCCAGAGAGGGTGGTCTGATCTCAGAGGTTTGAgggctggaggtgggggagggggagtacCCCCCACCAATATAAGCGCACAAGCAACCCCCAAAATACTCCGATTTTTGGTCCAGTCTTCCTCACCTCAAACCCAACCCTATCCCCATCccctacacacagacacacacacacaaacgcacgAAGTTTCTCAGGGTGCGAGGTAGCAAGGTAGAATTTCCTAGGAAGTCATTTCAGGACACCTCTCTGTGGAATGGAAGCCCCTTCACTCCCCACCCTCCTCCCCCAGAATAGCTGAATGCAAATTACTCCGGAGATGATCAGGCCAACACCTAATTTATAGAGTTCATGCTTCTTTAAGAAGCCGTCCCCTATTTAGAACCTTCTTCTTTACCCCCTCCCATTCTCCTTCTTTCGCACACTGTCATTATTAAGGACAGTTGGGCTTGGGGAGATGTTAGCCTGAAGAGGCCTACAGAGTCCTGCCTAGCTTTAACCTTGGGGAGAGGGATTCCTGAAACAATTGGAAAATGCAGTAGGAGCTACCAGGCAGCCTCTCCATGTCTAAAGCCCGTTTCAGCCCCAACATGGTTTTTAATGTCTAGAAACGACTAACACTGGTTCACCACTACAGAGGCAGCCTCCTATCCAGAGAGCGGATAAGAAGGGGTAAAATGCCTTCTAGACCAGGTACTTTGCCTTTTCTCTATACCTTGGAGTGAGTCTTTATGAGTACCcaaataaaaacccagtgctatctagtcgattctgattaTGAGTACCCACTTCCTGAAATAGTTTATCTTACTTGCAGGCAGTGACATCAGAAGCCTTGATTCTGTGGTTTGCTTGGGTATCAGTAAACCCACGTTGTTGGAATCTCAGTTCTGTTCTCGCCTGGCTGGTAAATTGAGACCTGGTGGTCAGTTACACTAACTGTATGCTACCATTTCCCTCTTGGTAAAATGGTAGTATTGTAGCTGCTTTGTTTTCCTCAGAGAATATTGGGGGGACAAAAAACTGAAAAGCTTTTGACAAATTAATACCTACATATGGGACTTTCAAATTTTAGGGGTGCCCCAAATATTATCAATTAGCGAATTTACATTGTCaatagcaaaataggaattcatCCTGAAATAACATGTattaaaattagatttttttcatGTTGCTTATTAATCTTACTAATTTCTGGGGTACGATCCTGGCTAATATTATTGGCATGTATCAAGGACAAAAAAGTTTCCActgaattaattctgactcacggtaaccccatgtgcgtcagaatagaactctgttccatagggttttccgtggctgatttttcagaaattggtcaccagacctttcttctgaggtacctcagcagccaagcatgttaccaTTTGCATTTgcacaccacccaaggactccataccCAGGATAGGGAGTCTTTTTTTGGGGGAAGCGGGGAGGCTGAAACAACCAAATTAAAATATTAGCATAACATCCATTCTACTTTTCAATATAAATTTGCCTGTCTTTTTAAATTGAAAACATTGAACTGAACTACGTTCTGAAACTTCAGATAATTGTAAGAATCTTGAGACTGTGAATCAAGGCTCTGAAACCTATGGGCTCTTAGTGCTTCTGGGCCCCACACTTACAATGAAGGAGACCCaaaaaccagtgccattgagtctgaaGAAGAGGAGGGTCTATTTCAACCATGGCAAGTCACAGGTTGCCACAATGTGGTTtgtttttacaaataaggaaattgaagcttggagaggttaagtgacttttcTAAGCTCACACAGTAATTCAGTGAAGTAGGCATTCAGGTTTTTGACTCCTAGCCAGTGTTTTCTCAAGCACATCAACATTGTGTGGCTTCTCTGATGCTAGAGAAAGGGCCTTGTGTGGCTCCTACCTGCCGCTTGCTCTCTGGCCTCAGAAAGGGAGAGGGAATCAGATGGAGGCTTTCTACTGAGCATTTGTTAATTAGCATTGAACATTTGATATCAAGTTGCTGTTTTGTCAAGTCTtctgacaagaaaaaaaatccttttcttttcatcttctccTGGGAAACACTGTCCCCATTCTTGCTCTTTAATGAAACTTGCTTTCTGATGCGTAATTTGATCTGCCCTCTTCTTTAAGGTAAATTTAGTCCCTGGTGAAAGGTGACAGAGCAACAGCCACCTGTAAGAGGAGCCCTCTATTTCTCAGCACTTTGCACTCACTGCCTAGCCTTAAAAGGGGGGAAGACTTCTTAGGCAACCATGAATGGAGTCACAAACACAGGAATAAACTAAGCTGGTAATGGCATCCCTGGATAGCAGATAAGGTGAGGTAAACTATCCTGGGTCACATGCAAAGCCTGGGATGGATATAGGGCTAAGACCTATATTTACAAAGACCTAAAAATGACTAAGAATGACTAGGACAAGGGCACCAGGTGGCTTCCGCTCCAAGCCTGGTGTCCCATCACACTACTGCTTTAGTCTTGGGAGAGAATAGTTGgggagaacaaaaagaaaaacagatgaatggagtGCAGAGGTATATCTGAATAGTGGTTCTCAAATGTTGTTGTGCATTATAATTGCTTGAAGAGCTTTTCAAAAGAGCAATGTCCAGGCCATACCCCACACCAATTAATTCAAAATTCCTGAGGGTAGAATCCTGGCATCAGTATATTATTAAAAGTCCCCAGGTATTATGATGTACAGCCAAGGTGGAGAATCACTGTATCATAAGAATGCCCTTCCCATCAGTCCTTCCAGTCTGCTCCTCACAAATCTTACCGGGGCTAAACCTAGGCAAAACTGGGACAAAGGCAAAGTTAGCTTCGCAGTGTTAAATTTTCCCATCAGGATCACTCTCTACTTTGCCCACAACCATAATTTAGCCCTTTTCTATCCTTTCCCTGTGAAAAACCTGCCTccaagtagaactatgctccatctccttgccaaacccgttgccattgagtcaattccaactcatagccactgcataggacacagtagaactgccccatagggtttccaa
The window above is part of the Loxodonta africana isolate mLoxAfr1 chromosome 10, mLoxAfr1.hap2, whole genome shotgun sequence genome. Proteins encoded here:
- the SALL2 gene encoding sal-like protein 2 isoform X1, producing MLGCFWSERDWTELQPSAWPAELISPPPTGRYWACCYREPPWTISAAPPTLSLPVFSPGDASEEDHPQVCAKCCAQFTDPAEFLAHQNACSTEPPVMVIIGGQENPNNSSSSTEPRPEGHKSPPVMDAEHRSPPDSGSSVPTDPTWGPERRGEEPAGHFLVAATGTAAGGGGGLILASPKLGATPLPPESTSAPPPPPPPPPPPGVGSGHLNIPLILEELRVLQQRQIHQMQMTEQICRQVLLLGSLGQTVGAPASPSELPGTGTPSSTKPLLPLFSPIKPVQTGKTLAPSSSSSSSSSSGAETPKQAFFHLYHPLGTQHPFSAGGVGRSHKPTPAPSPALPGSTDQLIASPHLAFPGTTGLLAAQCLGAARGLEAAASPGLLKPKNGSELGYGEVMGPLEKPGGRHKCRFCAKVFGSDSALQIHLRSHTGERPYKCNVCGNRFTTRGNLKVHFHRHREKYPHVQMNPHPVPEHLDYVITSSGLPYGMSVPPEKAEEEATPGGAVERKPLVASTTALSATESLTLLSTSAGTATAPGLPAFNKFVLMKAVEPKSKADENTPPGSEGSAITSVAESGTATRMQLSKLVTSLPSWALLTNHFKSTGSFPFPYVLEPLGALPSETSKLQQLVEKIDRQGAVAVASTASGAPTTSAPAVSSSASSGPNQCVICLRVLSCPRALRLHYGQHGGERPFKCKVCGRAFSTRGNLRAHFVGHKASPASRAQNSCPICQKKFTNAVTLQQHVRMHLGGQIPNGGTTLSESGGAAQENGSEQSTGSGAGSFPQQQSQQASPEEELSDEEEEEEEEEEDDVTDEDSLAGRGSESGGEKAISVRGDSEEASGAEEEVATVATAGKEMDSNEKATQQFSLPPPPPPPSDSLDQPQPMDQGSSDAAGGTEVGGKPERSSSPMLALTPEGEGPSTVLVEGLGMQEAIRKEPGESSSRKACEVCGQTFPTQAALEEHQKTHTKEGPLFTCIFCKQGFLERATLKKHMLLAHHQVHLSTPIWNCRPARRGQQLSPEGPMPLLSDDQVNLQGFVSQNIPAQLMGVGPLSFWNQYTAFLSSGLPTKPWSSSSSSTTPGLAPPVLFGPKTVAGKVLPGTASREAKEKKAPLLLFRPPASKAVPENPIVEEK
- the SALL2 gene encoding sal-like protein 2 isoform X3 — its product is MSRRKQRKPQQLISDCEGPSASENGDASEEDHPQVCAKCCAQFTDPAEFLAHQNACSTEPPVMVIIGGQENPNNSSSSTEPRPEGHKSPPVMDAEHRSPPDSGSSVPTDPTWGPERRGEEPAGHFLVAATGTAAGGGGGLILASPKLGATPLPPESTSAPPPPPPPPPPPGVGSGHLNIPLILEELRVLQQRQIHQMQMTEQICRQVLLLGSLGQTVGAPASPSELPGTGTPSSTKPLLPLFSPIKPVQTGKTLAPSSSSSSSSSSGAETPKQAFFHLYHPLGTQHPFSAGGVGRSHKPTPAPSPALPGSTDQLIASPHLAFPGTTGLLAAQCLGAARGLEAAASPGLLKPKNGSELGYGEVMGPLEKPGGRHKCRFCAKVFGSDSALQIHLRSHTGERPYKCNVCGNRFTTRGNLKVHFHRHREKYPHVQMNPHPVPEHLDYVITSSGLPYGMSVPPEKAEEEATPGGAVERKPLVASTTALSATESLTLLSTSAGTATAPGLPAFNKFVLMKAVEPKSKADENTPPGSEGSAITSVAESGTATRMQLSKLVTSLPSWALLTNHFKSTGSFPFPYVLEPLGALPSETSKLQQLVEKIDRQGAVAVASTASGAPTTSAPAVSSSASSGPNQCVICLRVLSCPRALRLHYGQHGGERPFKCKVCGRAFSTRGNLRAHFVGHKASPASRAQNSCPICQKKFTNAVTLQQHVRMHLGGQIPNGGTTLSESGGAAQENGSEQSTGSGAGSFPQQQSQQASPEEELSDEEEEEEEEEEDDVTDEDSLAGRGSESGGEKAISVRGDSEEASGAEEEVATVATAGKEMDSNEKATQQFSLPPPPPPPSDSLDQPQPMDQGSSDAAGGTEVGGKPERSSSPMLALTPEGEGPSTVLVEGLGMQEAIRKEPGESSSRKACEVCGQTFPTQAALEEHQKTHTKEGPLFTCIFCKQGFLERATLKKHMLLAHHQNQYTAFLSSGLPTKPWSSSSSSTTPGLAPPVLFGPKTVAGKVLPGTASREAKEKKAPLLLFRPPASKAVPENPIVEEK
- the SALL2 gene encoding sal-like protein 2 isoform X2, with translation MAHEAGRSSRLGGPCGEPAELGGDASEEDHPQVCAKCCAQFTDPAEFLAHQNACSTEPPVMVIIGGQENPNNSSSSTEPRPEGHKSPPVMDAEHRSPPDSGSSVPTDPTWGPERRGEEPAGHFLVAATGTAAGGGGGLILASPKLGATPLPPESTSAPPPPPPPPPPPGVGSGHLNIPLILEELRVLQQRQIHQMQMTEQICRQVLLLGSLGQTVGAPASPSELPGTGTPSSTKPLLPLFSPIKPVQTGKTLAPSSSSSSSSSSGAETPKQAFFHLYHPLGTQHPFSAGGVGRSHKPTPAPSPALPGSTDQLIASPHLAFPGTTGLLAAQCLGAARGLEAAASPGLLKPKNGSELGYGEVMGPLEKPGGRHKCRFCAKVFGSDSALQIHLRSHTGERPYKCNVCGNRFTTRGNLKVHFHRHREKYPHVQMNPHPVPEHLDYVITSSGLPYGMSVPPEKAEEEATPGGAVERKPLVASTTALSATESLTLLSTSAGTATAPGLPAFNKFVLMKAVEPKSKADENTPPGSEGSAITSVAESGTATRMQLSKLVTSLPSWALLTNHFKSTGSFPFPYVLEPLGALPSETSKLQQLVEKIDRQGAVAVASTASGAPTTSAPAVSSSASSGPNQCVICLRVLSCPRALRLHYGQHGGERPFKCKVCGRAFSTRGNLRAHFVGHKASPASRAQNSCPICQKKFTNAVTLQQHVRMHLGGQIPNGGTTLSESGGAAQENGSEQSTGSGAGSFPQQQSQQASPEEELSDEEEEEEEEEEDDVTDEDSLAGRGSESGGEKAISVRGDSEEASGAEEEVATVATAGKEMDSNEKATQQFSLPPPPPPPSDSLDQPQPMDQGSSDAAGGTEVGGKPERSSSPMLALTPEGEGPSTVLVEGLGMQEAIRKEPGESSSRKACEVCGQTFPTQAALEEHQKTHTKEGPLFTCIFCKQGFLERATLKKHMLLAHHQVHLSTPIWNCRPARRGQQLSPEGPMPLLSDDQVNLQGFVSQNIPAQLMGVGPLSFWNQYTAFLSSGLPTKPWSSSSSSTTPGLAPPVLFGPKTVAGKVLPGTASREAKEKKAPLLLFRPPASKAVPENPIVEEK